Sequence from the Janthinobacterium lividum genome:
GGCCGCACGCACGGACGGTTCGCCATCGGCAAACAGGCGCAGGCTGGCAAAACCCGGCTGATCCAGATGATAGTTGTCGCTGCTGCTGGTGAACTGGATGCTGAGCAAGGCGCTGGCGCCAGCGGGCAGGCGCAGGCCGGGCGGCGCGTCGATGACAGGTGAGAAATGCAGGCGAGAAATGACCAGCGGCGCCAGGGTCACGTCATACGCGCTCGTAAATTTGCAAGCCACGCCCTGCACCGGCTGCGAACGCAGCACCGTGCCGCGCGCCACATGCGCCACCTGGTCCAGCTGGCCGCCGCCCGGCGCTTCGTCGGTGGCGATGCGCACGATGGAGCACGAGGGAAACGGCCGCAGGTAGTGCGGGTACAGGGTGTCGAGCAGGGAATGGGTAAATTGCGGATAGGCGTCGTCGAGGCGCTTGGCGACCCTGGCCGTGAGCAGGGCGACGGACTGGATCAGGCGCTCGATGTGCGGGTCTTCGCAGGTTTCTCCAGCGATCAGCAGTCGCCCGGCCGCCTTCGGATAGCGGCTGGAAAACTCGCGCGTGTATTGGCGAAACAGGCCCAGCTCGCGCTCGTAATATGGCAGTAGTTGTTCCACGGTCGCGCTCTCCGCCAGTGGGAAAGCTTCATGCTGGCATCAGGCGCGATCGTGGGTGTTGATGCGTAACAATGAATTTTAGAAATGGTACTCCGCGCGTATCATCGGCGTCTTTGCTGTCTGGCCCACATTGCCCGTGGTGGCGGGCGAGTTGCCGAACTTGTTCTTCCAGTACTGGTATTCGAGGCCCACGCGGAAGGTGTTCTTGGCGCTGCCCAAGGCCGCGCCTACGTCGTACATTACTTGCATGTCGATATTCGTTTCCACCGCCGTGTCGCGACCCACTTCATCCTTGCCTTTCGAGTCGATGAGGTTGAAGAAACCTTCGAACGAGAACAGCGGCGACAGGGGGATGGCCCAGGCGCCCGTCAGCATGGCGTGCGTTTTATACGTGTAGCGGCCCGTCACCTGCGAGATGGGCGGGAAGGCGCCGCTGGGGGCGTTGCTTTCGCGCAGCAACAGCAGGCTGGTATTGAAGAAGCCGGGCACGTCCCACATCAGGGTGGGGCCGGCCACCAACATGCGCTTGCGCGAGTTGTAGCCGACGTCATTTTTCGTGTTGACATCGAAGCCCAGGGTGACGCCGACGCCGCGCAGGGGGCCGAACTTGATGTCGCTGCCGCGCACCTTGCCGATGTCGATGGTGTTGCGGTAGACCAGGTACGCCTCCTGTGCGCCGGACGTTTTGTCCAGTGCGCCAGGATCCTTGCTGTCGGAAATGAGGAAATCGAGGTTGACGAAATTGCTGCCGTATTTGTAGCCGCTGGCATGCGTGATGGCAAAGATGTTTTTCTTGATGTCGTCCGGATTGAACGGCTCGCGGTAATCATTGCCGGCGCGCCAGCTCAGCGCGGTATCGCTCCATTCGGCAGCCTGGGCGTTCGCGCCCACGCCGAGGGTGGTAGTAAGGCAGAGCAACAGACACGGTATGGTTTTTGGCACTTTCGGCTCCTGATGGCGGTGTGGGAAAACGGGAACTGGGGATGGCTGGACGCGTAGTCTGCATGTAGCGCTGCAATGGGATAACGCGCGCCGTTCAATCCATGATGCGAGAAGCGCCGCGCCGGGCGATATGTCTTGTGCGCATACTTACTATCAGTTCCTGCATATAATCATCGCACCTTCTCGTCCTTGCGGGGCAAGGCGGACGCTGCAAAGCTGATAATTTTTTTCAAAATTGTATACAGGTGTTGTTTTTTTGTGGAAATAGAAATGCACGCCGCCGCGCCCGCCCCCCAAGCGCCGCGGATGCCGATACGATAGAGACTGAGTGTTGATTTTTTCCACCGATCGGCATCCCGCATCCCACGCAGCGAGGCACGAAAAAAACAATGACGGCACGCCTGGAACTCATCGATATCAGCAAGCGCTATCCGGCCGTGGTGGCCAATGACGGCATCTGTCTCACCGTCGCGCCCGGACAGATCCATGCCGTGCTTGGCGAAAACGGCGCCGGCAAATCGACCTTGATGAAAATCATCTACGGCGCCGTGCAGCCCGATGGCGGCCGCATCCTGTGGAATGGCCGCGAAGTCGAGATCGCCAACCCGTCGGCCGCGCGGGCGCTGGGCGTCGCCATGGTGTTCCAGCACTTTTCCCTGTTCGACACCCTGACGGTCACGGAAAACATCGCCCTCGGTTTACCTGCCGGCACCAACATGGCGGAGCTGGCGCAGCGCATCGAAGCGACGGCGCGCCAGTACGGCCTGGACCTGGAACCGCAGCGTCACGTGCACACGCTTTCCGTGGGCGAATGCCAGCGCGTGGAAATCGTGCGCGCCTTGCTGGCCAAGCCGCAACTGTTGATCCTCGATGAACCGACGTCCGTGCTGACGCCGGGCGCCGTGGAAAAGCTGTTTAGCACCTTGCGCCAGTTGGCCGCCGAAGGCTGCAGCATCCTGTACATCAGCCACAAGCTCGACGAGATCCGCGCCCTGTGCCACACGTGCACGGTGGTGCGCGCCGGCAAGAACGCGGGCGTGTGCGACCCCTCGCAAGAGTCGGCGGCCAGCCTGTCGCGCATGATGATCGGCGCCGAGCCGCCCGCCGTCACCCGCGTGGCGCGCACGCCCGGCGTGACCATGCTGAGCGTGCGGCAGCTGGACTTGCCGAAGAGCCATCCGTTCGCTACGCAATTGATCGATATCCATTTCGACGTGCGCGCGGGCGAGATCGTCGGCATCGCTGGCGTGTCCGGCAATGGCCAGCAGGAATTGCTGGCGGCCCTGTCGGGCGAGGACATGCGCGCAATCCCTGCCAGCATCGTCCTGAACGGCACGCCGGCGGGTCGCTTGCCGCCGGGACGCCGGCGCGCCCTGGGCTTCGGTTTCGTGCCGGAGGAAAGGCTGGGACGCGGCGCCGTGCCCGACATGCCGCTGGCCGACAACGTCTTATTGAGCTTGCAGACTCCCGCCACCATCCGCCACGGCTTCCTGCGCCGTGGCGCGATCGCGCAGCGGGCGGCCGCCATCATCGCGCGCTTTCAGGTGAAGGCTGGCGGGCCGCAGGCGCTGGCGCGCAGCCTGTCGGGCGGCAACTTGCAGAAATACATAGTCGGACGCGAAGTCATGCGCGAACCCACCGTGCTGGTGGTGGCGCAGCCGACCTGGGGCGTGGACGTGGGCGCGGCCGCGCAAATCCGCGCCGAATTGCTGGCCTTGCGCGACGCGGGATGCGCGCTGCTGGTCGTGTCGGAGGAGCTCGATGAATTGTTCGACATCAGCGACCGCTTGCTGGTGATGGCGAAAGGAAAGATTTCGCCGTCCCTGGACGTGGGCGTGGCCAGCGTGGCGCAGGTGGGACAATGGATGAGCGGGCTGTGGCCGCAGGAGGCTGCCCATGGCTAAGTTTGCCTTGCGCCTGGAAGCCCGTCCTTCTCCGTCGCGGCTGATGTCGTGGCTGTCGCCCGTGCTGGCCGTGCTGCTTACCGTGCTGTGCGGCGCGCTGCTGTTTCTTGCGCTGGGACACGATCCGCTGGCGGGCCTGGCCGTCTTCTTTGTCGAACCCTTGCGCGACGCGCACGGCTGGTCCGAGCTGGGCATTAAAGTCGCGCCTTTGCTCCTGATCGCCGTCGGCCTGGCCATCTGCTTTCGCGCCAACATCTATAACATCGGCGCGGAAGGCCAGCTGACCCTGGGCGCCATCTGCGGCGGCGCGGCGGCCCTGTACCTCGATGACGGTGTCGGCGGCGCGGCCATCATCGGCGTTTCCCTGCTGGCCGGCATGGCGGGCGGCATGGCGTGGGCGGGGCTGGTGGCCTGGCTGCGCGACAGCTACAACGCCAGCGAAATCCTCGTCTCGCTGATGCTGGTCTACATTGCCCAATTGCTGCTCAGCTATCTCGTGTACGGCGTGCTGCGCGACCCGGAAGGATTCAACTTCCCTCAATCGAAACTGCTGTCCGACGGCTTGCTGTTGCCGATGGTGATCAGCGACACGCGCTTGCATGTGGGCATCGTGTTTGCCTTGCTGGCCTCGCTGGGCGGCTGGCTGTACTTATCCAGAAGCATTGCGGGTTTCCGCCTGCGCGTGGGCGGCATGGCGCCTGCCGCCGCCCGCTATGCGGGCTTTTCCTCGCGCAAGACCTTGTGGTCGTCCCTGCTGATCTGCGGCGCCCTGTCCGGCCTGGCGGGTGCGTGCGAAGTGCTGGGGCCGATGGGGCAATTGACGCCCACGGTCTCGCCCGGCTACGGCTTTGCCGCCATCATCGTCGCCTTTGTCGGGCGCCTGCATCCGGTAGGCGTGATTTTCTCCAGCTTCGTCATGGCCCTGTTCTATATCGGCGGCGAACTGGCGCAGTCGCGCCTGGGCTTGCCCAGCGCGATCACGGGTGTGTTCCAGGGCATCTTGCTGTTCGCCTTGCTCGCTTGCGATGTGCTGATCCAATACAAACTGCGCTGGAGGAAACATGGATAACCTGGCCCTGACGATAGCGCCGCTGGTCGCTGCCAGCATCAACGCGGGCACGCCGCTGATGCTCGCTGCGCTGGGGCTGCTCGTCAATGAAAAGGCGGGCGTGGTCAACCTGGGGGCGGAAGGCATGATGCTGGTCTCGGCCATCACGGGTTTTGCCGTGGCTGTCAACATGGGTAGCCCCACCCTGGGCTTTCTGGCGGGCGCGGGCGCCAGCATGGTGCTGTCCGGCTTCTTTGCCTGGCTGACCGTATGGCTGGGCACGAACCAGTACGCGACGGGCCTGGCCTTGTCGCTGTTCGGCGCGGGCGCCTCGACGTACATCGGCTTGAAGTACGTGGGCAACAGCTTGCAGAATGGGCGCTTCGGCATCCCCTTCCTGGAAGACATTCCCGTGCTGGGCCCGGCCCTGTTCCGCCAGCATCCGATGGTCTATCTGTCGTTGCTGCTGTGCCTGGCCATCGCCTGGTTTCTGTACCGCACGCGGGCCGGCCTCGTGCTGCGCGCCGTGGGCGAGTCGCCCGCGTCTGCGCATGCGCTCGGCTACCCCGTGCGCCGCATCCGCCTGGCGGCCGTGCTGTTCGGCGGCGCCTGCTGCGGCCTGGCCGGCGCCTTCCTGTCGCTCGTCTACACGCCGCTGTGGGTCGAAGGCATGGTGGCGGGACGGGGCTGGATCGCGCTGGCGCTGACCACCTTTGCCACCTGGCGTCCCGCGCGCGTGGTGGGCGGCGCCTACCTGTTCGGCGGCATCACGATTCTGACCTTCCACGCGCAGGCGCTGGGCGTGCCCATCGCGTCGCAACTGCTGTCGATGCTGCCGTATGTGGCAGCCATCGTCGTGCTGGTTTTGATCTCCAGCAACGCCAATTACATCAAGCTCAATATGCCCGCTTCGCTGGGCAAGAATTTCAATCCGGGAAATTAATCACTCACCACAAGGAAAACCATGTCCAAGAAACTAGTATGCGCCGCCGTTTGCAGTGCTGTTTTGATGCCCGTCATGGCCGCCGCTCCCGCCACCGCGCCGCTGAATGTCGGCTTCGTGTATATCAGCCCCATCGGCGACGCGGGCTGGACCACCCAGCATGACCTGGCCCGCAAGGAAATGGAAAAGGCGCTGGGTAGCAAGATCACCACCAAGTACGTGGAAAACGTGCCGGAAAGCGCCGATGCGGAACGGGTGATCCGCGACCTGGCGCAAACGGGCAGCAAGCTCGTCATCACAACCTCGTTCGGCTACATGAATCCCACCTTGAAAGTGGCGAAGCAATTTCCTAATGTGAAGTTCATTCATTTGACGGGCTACAAGACGGCCGTCAACGTGGCCAATACCAACGCCCGTTTCTACGAGGGCCGCTACCTAGCCGGCGTGTTGGCAGGCAAGATGAGCAAGACCCATGTGGCCGGCTACGTGGCGGCATTCCCGATCCCGGAGGTGTTGCAGGGCGTTAACGCTTTTACGCGCGGCATGCGCAGCGTCGACCCGAAGGCAGAAGTGAAAGTGGTGTGGGTGAATAGCTGGTTCGATCCGGGCAAGGAACGCGACGCCGCCATCACCCTGATCGGCCAGGGCGCCGACGTGGTTACCCACCACACGGATTCGACCGCCGTGGTGCAGGCGGCGGAAGAAAAGGGCAAGTACGCGATCGCCTACCATTCGGACATGAAAAAGTACGGGCCGAAGGCGCAGCTGGCTGCCGTCACCCACCATTGGGGCGACTATTATACGAAGCAGGCGCAAGCCGTGCTGGACGGCACGTGGAAGTCCAGCAGCACCTGGGGCGGCATCAAGGATGGCATGGTCAAGCTGGAAGGCATCAACGCCACAGTGCCGGCCGACGTGAAACAGTTTGTATTGGCACGCGAGAAAGACTTGGTAGCTGGCAAGCTCAATCCTTTCAGCGCCCCGATCAAGGATAACGATGGCAAGGTGCGCCTGGACAAAGGCGTGCTGGACGATGCGGCGCTGACGAAGATGGATTATTTTGTCGAAGGCGTGGCAGGAAAAGTTTCCGGAAAGTAATAGGTTTGAGTTTGAACTTGCTGTAATATTGCCGGAAACGGGAGCCGGGCCGGGAGTGCATTCCCGGCCCACCCACACAGCAGAGCCTGAACAGGCCCGTACCGGAGATTGACCCATGGACAGACTGGAAGTATTCAAGATTATCGCGCTGCAAGCGAGCAAGGGCGAGCTGACGTTCCCCGCCAACGTCAAGGCCACCTTGAAGCTGCAGGAAGCGCTGGACGACCCCGATTGCCATATCGAGGCGGCCGCCCGCATGGTCATGGCCGAGCCGCTGCTGTCGGCGCGGGTCGTGGCATTGGCCAACTCGGCCGCCTACAACCGTTCCGGCAATGAAATCGCCAATGTGCGCGCAGCCGTCTCGCGCCTGGGCTTTACCACCCTGAAATCGATGGTGGCATCCGTCATCGTGCGCCAGCTGGGCAGCCAGATTACCGACCCGCAATTGCGCGCCAAGGCGGCCAAGCTGTGGGAACACACGGCCCACGTGGCCGCGCTGAGCCAGGTAATCGCCAAGAAAGTCACGCATGTGGACGTGGAAACGGCCATGTTCGCCGCCATCGTGCACGAAGTGGGCGGCTTTTATCTGCTGTCGCGCGCCGAGGAATATCCAGGTTTGCTGGACGACAATACGGAAGACTGGATCGAATACGGCGAAAAACTGATCGGCCGCGGCGTGCTGCGCCAGTTGCAAGTGCCGGACATGGTCTTGCAGGCCGTGGAAGGCATGTGGCACGGCGGCAGCACGTTCCCGCCCCGCACCCTGGGCGCGACCCTGGTGCTGGCCAACGATCTGTCGCCCGTCGGCTCGCCCCTGCACCCGCCGGAAAGCGCCGCGCGGCGCCAGGCTGCAGCGAAGATCGACTTCGGCATCGGCGGCAGCACCTTGCACACCATCCTCGAGGAATCGGCGGAAGAGATCGAATCCCTGGCGGCCGCTTTGCTGGTCTGAACGTTTCCCCTGCAAAATCCCCGCCCTTGCCGCGGGGATTTTTTTCGTCCGCATTTTGATGCATCTTTCCCTATGGCATACAATCGCCGGCCCGGCCATCCGCCGGACTGAATGTCTCCTCTTACCCAAAGGATCTTATGCAGAAGCTGTTTTCTTCCCTGGCCGTCACGGCGCTCGCTTCCAGCCTGGCGCTGGCGTTTTCCGCGCACGCCGCGACCGGCTGGCCCGTGGTGCAGGAAGCGCCCTTGCGCGCCCACCTGGCCTTCCTGTCCAACGATTTGCTGGAAGGCCGGGGCACGGGCCAGCGCGGCGCCGACCTGACGGTGACCTACCTGGAAACCCAGGCACAGATGGCCGGACTGCAACCCGTGCGCGGCAATAGCTACCGCCAAAGCGTGCAGATCGCCGGCGTGAAATCCTTGCCACAAGACAGCAGCCTGCAAGCCGTGGCGGGCGGCAAGCCCGTGCCGCTGGCTTTCGGCCCGGACTGGGTGTGGGCCACGGGCGACTCGGTTGCCGCCCACACCTTCGATGCGCCGCTCGTCTTCGTCGGCTATGGCATCACGGCGCCGGAAGAAGGCTGGAACGATTTCAAGGGCGCCGATGTCAAAGGCAAGATCGTCGTCATGATGGTCAACGACCCGCAACCGACTAGTGCCGAGCCGAACCGCTTTGCCGGCAAGGCGCTGACCTATTACGGCCGCTGGACCTACAAATTCGAGGAAGCCAAGCGCCAGGGCGCGGCTGGCGTATTGCTGATCCACACGAAACCGTCCGCATCGTACGACTGGAGCGTGGTGCAGAACAGCTGGAGCGGCAGCGAGCGTTTCCAGTTGGCCGACCGCACGGCTGGCACACCGCTGCAGGGCTGGATCGCGGAAGACGCGGCGCGCCGCCTGTTCGCGGCCGGTGGGCTGGACCTGGACGCCTTGCGCGCGCAAGCGGAAAGCAAGGATTTCAAGGCCGTCGCCTTGAATGCCAAGCTGAGCGGCGAAATGAAGTCCGCCGTGCGCAAGGTGGAGCAATTCAATATCGCCGGCATGGTGCCGGGTACCGACCCGGCATTGAAGGATGAAGCCGTCATCTACAGCGGTCATTGGGACCACCTGGGCAAGCAGGGTGACAGTGGCGACACCATCTACAACGGCGCCGTCGACAACGCTTCCGGCACGGCCGGCTTGCTGGCCATGGCGCAGGAAGCCGTGAAAAAGCCTGCGAAGCGCACGCAGATATTCCTGTGGGTGGCGGCCGAAGAGCAGGGCTTGCTGGGTAGCGCCGCCTACGCGGCCGACCCCTTGTGGCCCTTGAACAAGACGGCCGCCGCGCTGAACCTGGACAGCCTGAACTTTGTCGGTGCCACGCATGACATCGGCGCGCAGGGCAGCGAGCGCACGGAGCTGGGCGCCATGGCGGCCACGGTGGCCAAAGCCATGGGCATGCATATCGCGCCAGCCCGTCCCGACCTGGCCGGCGGCTACTTCCGCAGCGACCATTTCAGCTTTGCCAAGGCGGGCGTGCCCGCGTTTTCCATCAATGGCGGACGCGAGTACATCAAGGACGTGGCAGCGTCGAAAGCCAAGGCGGCCGCGTATGGCCCCCGCTACCATCAGGTTACCGACGAGTACGATGCCAGCTGGGATTTGTCCGGCATGACGCAGCAGGCGCAATTTACCCTGAACCTGGGGCAAGCCGTGGCGAATGCGGCCAGGATGCCGGCGTGGAAGGCGGGCGATGCGTTTGGCAAGGCGCGTGAGCCAGCGAAGTAAGCACGAAAAAAAACCGCTCGGTGGAGCGGTTTTTTTTAGGATCGTAGATCGGATTAGCTCGAAGAGCGTAATCCGACAGTTGGCGCATCAGTGTCGGATTACGCGGCGTGCCGCCGTTAATTCGACCTACGTGATAGATGTCTGGGCGGCCAGTTCCAGCCGGCGCTGCGCGTGGCGGTACTTGCTCCACACGATCAGCATCAGCAGCGGCATGGCGCCGCCCACCATGCACAGGGCGGGCCAGCCGCCGGCGGCAAAGCTGGCGCTGGCCAGGGCCGAGCCTGCCGACGCGCCGATGAAGCCGCCCGCGATGAACACGGTGGTGACCCGCGCCCGCGCATGCGGCGCCAGTTTATAGATGATGGACTGGTGCGTCACTTGCAAGCCCATCACGCCCATGTCCAGCAGGACGATACCGATCAGCAGCAGCACCAGCGAATGGGCGCCAAAGCCGATCAATGCCCAGCCCGCGATGGAAGCCACGGCCAGCAGCCAGGTGGCCTGGCGCGCATAGCCGCGGTCGGCCATGCGGCCCGCCGTGTTGGCGGCAAAGGCGCCCGTGGCACCGGCCAGGCCGAACAGGCCGATCTGCATTTCCGAGTAGTGGTACGGCGCGCCGCTGAGCAAAAAGGTCAGGCCCGTCCAGAACACGCTGAAGGTGCCCAGGCCCAGGCCCGAGAACAGGGCGCGCTGGCGCAGCAACGGTTCCTGGCGGATGATGTCGGCCAGCGAGGCCAGCAATTTTCCGTATTGCAGCTTGCCGCGTGGCGCCTCGTTCGGCAGGATGCGGCGCAGCATGACGAGCAGGGCGGCCACGACGATGGCGGCCAGCACGTACACGGTGCGCCAGCCGCCGCTGATCTGCGACACGGTGCCGGACACGGTACGCGCCAGCAGAATCCCCAGCAACAAGCCCGTCATCACGGTGCCCACCATGCGGCCCCGGCTGTGGTCGGGCGCATACGACGCGACCATGGCCGTGACTACCATCAAGGCACTGGACGTGATCCCCATCAAGACACTGGCGATGGCAAAGATAATAATGTTCTGGCTGGTGGCGGCCAGCAGCAGGGCGCCGATCTTGGCGACCAGCATCCACGTCAGCAGCTGGCGGCGGTTCAGCACGTCGCTGAGGGGGACCAGGAACACGATACCCAGCACATAGCCGATTTGCGTGGCCGTGACCAGGTAGCCCGCCTGCGGCACGCTGACGCCAAACGAGGCGGCCAGCATGGACGTCAGCGGCTGCACATAGTAGAGGCTGGCGACGAGCACGCCGGCGGACAGGGCGAACAACAGGATGCGGGTCGACGTCAGCAGGGCGCTGGCGTTGACGGTGGATGGTGCAGATTTCATGCGAGACAACTTTCTTGGAGTGATGCTTTTGGATGAG
This genomic interval carries:
- a CDS encoding ABC transporter permease; the protein is MAKFALRLEARPSPSRLMSWLSPVLAVLLTVLCGALLFLALGHDPLAGLAVFFVEPLRDAHGWSELGIKVAPLLLIAVGLAICFRANIYNIGAEGQLTLGAICGGAAALYLDDGVGGAAIIGVSLLAGMAGGMAWAGLVAWLRDSYNASEILVSLMLVYIAQLLLSYLVYGVLRDPEGFNFPQSKLLSDGLLLPMVISDTRLHVGIVFALLASLGGWLYLSRSIAGFRLRVGGMAPAAARYAGFSSRKTLWSSLLICGALSGLAGACEVLGPMGQLTPTVSPGYGFAAIIVAFVGRLHPVGVIFSSFVMALFYIGGELAQSRLGLPSAITGVFQGILLFALLACDVLIQYKLRWRKHG
- a CDS encoding ABC transporter permease → MDNLALTIAPLVAASINAGTPLMLAALGLLVNEKAGVVNLGAEGMMLVSAITGFAVAVNMGSPTLGFLAGAGASMVLSGFFAWLTVWLGTNQYATGLALSLFGAGASTYIGLKYVGNSLQNGRFGIPFLEDIPVLGPALFRQHPMVYLSLLLCLAIAWFLYRTRAGLVLRAVGESPASAHALGYPVRRIRLAAVLFGGACCGLAGAFLSLVYTPLWVEGMVAGRGWIALALTTFATWRPARVVGGAYLFGGITILTFHAQALGVPIASQLLSMLPYVAAIVVLVLISSNANYIKLNMPASLGKNFNPGN
- a CDS encoding outer envelope protein yields the protein MGANAQAAEWSDTALSWRAGNDYREPFNPDDIKKNIFAITHASGYKYGSNFVNLDFLISDSKDPGALDKTSGAQEAYLVYRNTIDIGKVRGSDIKFGPLRGVGVTLGFDVNTKNDVGYNSRKRMLVAGPTLMWDVPGFFNTSLLLLRESNAPSGAFPPISQVTGRYTYKTHAMLTGAWAIPLSPLFSFEGFFNLIDSKGKDEVGRDTAVETNIDMQVMYDVGAALGSAKNTFRVGLEYQYWKNKFGNSPATTGNVGQTAKTPMIRAEYHF
- a CDS encoding BMP family ABC transporter substrate-binding protein, encoding MSKKLVCAAVCSAVLMPVMAAAPATAPLNVGFVYISPIGDAGWTTQHDLARKEMEKALGSKITTKYVENVPESADAERVIRDLAQTGSKLVITTSFGYMNPTLKVAKQFPNVKFIHLTGYKTAVNVANTNARFYEGRYLAGVLAGKMSKTHVAGYVAAFPIPEVLQGVNAFTRGMRSVDPKAEVKVVWVNSWFDPGKERDAAITLIGQGADVVTHHTDSTAVVQAAEEKGKYAIAYHSDMKKYGPKAQLAAVTHHWGDYYTKQAQAVLDGTWKSSSTWGGIKDGMVKLEGINATVPADVKQFVLAREKDLVAGKLNPFSAPIKDNDGKVRLDKGVLDDAALTKMDYFVEGVAGKVSGK
- a CDS encoding ABC transporter ATP-binding protein, with translation MTARLELIDISKRYPAVVANDGICLTVAPGQIHAVLGENGAGKSTLMKIIYGAVQPDGGRILWNGREVEIANPSAARALGVAMVFQHFSLFDTLTVTENIALGLPAGTNMAELAQRIEATARQYGLDLEPQRHVHTLSVGECQRVEIVRALLAKPQLLILDEPTSVLTPGAVEKLFSTLRQLAAEGCSILYISHKLDEIRALCHTCTVVRAGKNAGVCDPSQESAASLSRMMIGAEPPAVTRVARTPGVTMLSVRQLDLPKSHPFATQLIDIHFDVRAGEIVGIAGVSGNGQQELLAALSGEDMRAIPASIVLNGTPAGRLPPGRRRALGFGFVPEERLGRGAVPDMPLADNVLLSLQTPATIRHGFLRRGAIAQRAAAIIARFQVKAGGPQALARSLSGGNLQKYIVGREVMREPTVLVVAQPTWGVDVGAAAQIRAELLALRDAGCALLVVSEELDELFDISDRLLVMAKGKISPSLDVGVASVAQVGQWMSGLWPQEAAHG
- a CDS encoding MFS transporter — translated: MKSAPSTVNASALLTSTRILLFALSAGVLVASLYYVQPLTSMLAASFGVSVPQAGYLVTATQIGYVLGIVFLVPLSDVLNRRQLLTWMLVAKIGALLLAATSQNIIIFAIASVLMGITSSALMVVTAMVASYAPDHSRGRMVGTVMTGLLLGILLARTVSGTVSQISGGWRTVYVLAAIVVAALLVMLRRILPNEAPRGKLQYGKLLASLADIIRQEPLLRQRALFSGLGLGTFSVFWTGLTFLLSGAPYHYSEMQIGLFGLAGATGAFAANTAGRMADRGYARQATWLLAVASIAGWALIGFGAHSLVLLLIGIVLLDMGVMGLQVTHQSIIYKLAPHARARVTTVFIAGGFIGASAGSALASASFAAGGWPALCMVGGAMPLLMLIVWSKYRHAQRRLELAAQTSIT
- a CDS encoding M28 family peptidase encodes the protein MQKLFSSLAVTALASSLALAFSAHAATGWPVVQEAPLRAHLAFLSNDLLEGRGTGQRGADLTVTYLETQAQMAGLQPVRGNSYRQSVQIAGVKSLPQDSSLQAVAGGKPVPLAFGPDWVWATGDSVAAHTFDAPLVFVGYGITAPEEGWNDFKGADVKGKIVVMMVNDPQPTSAEPNRFAGKALTYYGRWTYKFEEAKRQGAAGVLLIHTKPSASYDWSVVQNSWSGSERFQLADRTAGTPLQGWIAEDAARRLFAAGGLDLDALRAQAESKDFKAVALNAKLSGEMKSAVRKVEQFNIAGMVPGTDPALKDEAVIYSGHWDHLGKQGDSGDTIYNGAVDNASGTAGLLAMAQEAVKKPAKRTQIFLWVAAEEQGLLGSAAYAADPLWPLNKTAAALNLDSLNFVGATHDIGAQGSERTELGAMAATVAKAMGMHIAPARPDLAGGYFRSDHFSFAKAGVPAFSINGGREYIKDVAASKAKAAAYGPRYHQVTDEYDASWDLSGMTQQAQFTLNLGQAVANAARMPAWKAGDAFGKAREPAK
- a CDS encoding HDOD domain-containing protein, giving the protein MDRLEVFKIIALQASKGELTFPANVKATLKLQEALDDPDCHIEAAARMVMAEPLLSARVVALANSAAYNRSGNEIANVRAAVSRLGFTTLKSMVASVIVRQLGSQITDPQLRAKAAKLWEHTAHVAALSQVIAKKVTHVDVETAMFAAIVHEVGGFYLLSRAEEYPGLLDDNTEDWIEYGEKLIGRGVLRQLQVPDMVLQAVEGMWHGGSTFPPRTLGATLVLANDLSPVGSPLHPPESAARRQAAAKIDFGIGGSTLHTILEESAEEIESLAAALLV